TAGAAAAGCATCCAAATTGGGGAGCTCTGGTCTTCAACCTTTCTTACATACATACTCCTTCAATTTTCCTTATTATTCCCCTACTTCAAATATTCCCGATGACATACACTGGGTCAAGGACCAATACCATAACAACTTGAGACTACTGTACTTGTGTGTCTCAGCCTGCTCTACTTTCTCCAAGCAGTGATTTCTTAAAGCACAGTCCTACTTTGCCATTGCAGATTTTGGCCAAGGACGAAAACTCAGCACAAAATTCCAAGCCCTTCCAATGTGACTCCAACACTTTATGAAATAAAGACTGCAGTAGTTCTGGCAGTCAGCCTGGCGACTTGAGTTATGGCTCCACCATTTATTAGCTATGTTACCTAACCCCTTGCTACTCCACATGTGGTCACAGCAGACAAGAATACCTGGGAGCTTTGGGTGGGATGACttaagagagtagcattgaaacatatatattaccataagtaaaacagtgggaatttgctgtatgatgcaggcagctcaaacccagtgctctgtgacaacctagaggggtaggatggggtgggaggtgggaaggaggggacctatgtatacctatggctgattcatgttgatgtatggcagaaaccaacacaatattgtaaatcaattatcctccaattaaaaacaaaaaacctgagagctttaaaaaacaaaggcaaaaaagaagaaaaaagaaaaaaaaggcagtatGTTTGTTGAAACTCCGCTTCAGACCTACAGAAtcagctctgctttttaaaatctacAGGAGATTCACATCCATATTAACGTTTGAAAAGCACTGGCCCAATCTCAGCCTGTTGCCTTACTTATGATTTTATCACCAGTCATTGTTTCAGGTCTAAGTGAAATAGACAAACCCCTTAGCACAGTACACAGAAACCACTTGAAATGTTGAGCAAATGATCAGATAAAATTGTCAGCATCCTCCATCCCAAACTGGCCttcaataagtaaatatttactatGATCCAGCGTGACCTTGGAAGTGGAAATATCACCTTTATTGACAAGATACGGGCACAGTGGACAGCTGCACCAAACACAAACAATACAGTCCCAAGATGAAACTGCAGCAGACATGCTAATACTCCTCACCCTCATCATCTCCCTCAGCACTGTCAGCTCCAACCTCCTCATAATCCTTCTCAAGGGCAGCCATGTCCTCACGGGCCTCAGAAAACTCTCCTTCCTCCATGCCCTCACCCACGTACCAGTGAACAAAGGCACGCTTGGCATACATCAGGTCAAACTTGTGGTCCAGGCGAGCCCAGGCCTCAGCGATGGCTGTGGTGTTGCTCAGCATGCACACAGCTCGCTGTACTTTGGCCAGGTCTCCACCAGGTACCACAGTGGGAGGCTGGTAATTAATGCCAACCTTGAAGCCAGTGGGGCACCAGTCCACAAACTGGATGCTGCGCTTGGTCTTGATGGTGGCAATGGCAGCATTGACATCTTTGGGAACCACGTCACCACGGTACAACAGGCAGCAGGCCATGTATTTACCATGGCGAGGGTCACATTTCACCATCTGGTTGGCTGGCTCAAAGCAAGCATTGGTGATCTCTGCTACAGAGAGCTGTTCATGGTAGGCTTTCTCAGCAGAGATGACAGGGGCGTATGTGGCCAGAGGGAAGTGGATGCGGGGATAAGGCACCAGGTTGGTCTGGAACTCTGTCAGATCCACATTCAGGGCTCCATCAAACCTCAGGGAAGCAGTGATGGAGGACACTATCTGGCTCATGAGGCGGTTAAGATTTGTGTAGGTTGGGCGCTCAATGTCGAGGTTTCTACGACAGATGTCATAGATGGCCTCATTGTCTACCATGAAGGCACAATCAGAGTGCTCCAGGGTGGTGTGGGTGGTGAGGATGGAGTTGTAGGGCTCAACGACAGCTGTGGAAACCTGGGGGGCTGGGTAAATGGAGAACTCCAGCTTGGACTTCTTGCCATAATCGACAGAGAGACGTTCCATCAGCAGGGAGGTGAACCCAGAACCGGTTCCCCCACCAAAGCTGTGGAAAACCAGGAAGCCCTGAAGACCCGTGCACTGGTcagcctgaaaaagaaaaaaggtttaaTTTTACCCTTCGTGACAGCTGGAGTGACTTCTTTGCATCCATAACCACACTGAtcaacatcttaaaaaaaaacaaacagaaaacttcttttttttttcccagaaaacttCTGAACCATATTTGCTAAGAAAGCAGACCTAAAGAGCTTTTAAGTGCTAAGTGATTGAGAGAAACTTCACCATCAACTCGGGGCCTGGAGGGAGGGGATCTGTGAAAAggctattttaaatgaattattttcatttctgcagGCACAGGAATCATGAAGTCTGGAATGGATGCAGGGCCCAAGTTTTGGTGACCGGGAGGCTCACCTCTGCTGCCCTTGACATGACCACAGAGCAAAGGCGACCTCTTAGCAGTTGGAGAGCTACCAACAGCAGGCCTGAGACCACACCAGCCCCATACAATGGATTTCTTACAAAAATTCTGGCAGCTGCTTTCTGAGCTGCAATACAACAGAGAGTGAAGATTCAGTACCTGGCACTAGGATAAGGCTGGGTCTGGCTCTACCAGTTCCTTGCCATGTGCCTTTGACCAAATTCATTCCACAATCTCAGTGTTCTCATTTATTAACTAAGGAGAATAGTAATCTGCTTCCGGTTGTTGGGAATTAAATAGTActggaacagtgtctggcacagtcAGCACTAGTTAGCAGAAAGTCTATTCATTCCGGGAAAGGTGATTTACTGTCACAAATCCAGGTCCTTTTGTCACCGGGACTTTCCAGCACTTACTTGAGCTCTTCAGGTTAACAAACTGCTATTGGTTGCAAGGATGATCTTAACCTGACAGTATTCTCTGGACAATCTTCACTTTAAGGTGCTCCAAgatttgtggacattttctacTGAGCCTTGTCACTTCTATGGGACCATGCTCTGAATGAGATCAGTGCAAGGGGCAGACTCTAGTTTACCAGTTTCCACCCATTAAGACTCTTGTGGACACAGTAATCACACAGGGACAAATGCAATTGTTCTGGTGCTTAATGAACTTCACTCCAGAACCCTCAATGACCTTCACTAGTTTATTTGTACCTAAGGCAGGTCCTGATTTCCAAGTCAGTACTTGTAGCTGAAGGTtcacttgcaaacagaggaaccATTAGCCCAATTGTGTTGCGAAGACTATGATAAACATTTGAAAAAGTATGAAGCCAAGAACAATGTAAGGCCATTCTTTTGAAAATAGACCTGTTGTTGCCAGCCTTAGCGTTATATGAATTTCCTGACAAGCTATTCCACCCAGGCCTGCCTTCATTCTTGATTTTAGTTAATTACTTACAAGTTGCCCATATGCCTAAGGAGGAGAGTCATCTGATTGCCAGACTTTAAAATGATCTGAACAGAACCCTTATCAACCTTACCAATGTGAATACAGTTACCTTAGATTTTTCTGCCTCAAGGCTAGTCTACACTGCCCTGAGCTCTAGTAGAAAAACAAGGGTACTGCTTTTTGTGGTTATatcttaatattttcaaagttccaGTGACTTATACTTGCTTCCCTAACAAGGGAGGTCCCTTGACTCCACTTCCAGGGTTGCTGGAATTATCCAATGGCAGCTGTTTCTAGTCGGTATTTCATCGGCTTCTTTTGCTGTAACTTTGTGTAGCAACATAGGGTAGCTCTCCAATTTTTATGAGTTTGATCAATTAGTTACATTCAGAGCCAGCCACATACCACTGTGACTAAGATGACCTAAAAAGGGATGCCTCAGCTTGGAGCCAGGAAGCTGCCTGATTAAGATGAACAAGGATGTTTAATGGGCTTAGATGTCAATAAAACTGTTAAGGCTTCCTGGTACTCACTCGACTTCAGGTAAACTGCCCTCATGAGTGAGCAATTGCCCAAATCTGCCTTAGAAGACACAGGAAGAGGCCAAACAGCACTTACTTCAGCCTCAAAAAGTTGCTCCATAGCACAGGACCGTTTGGTTTAGAAGTCAATCATAGTGGGCAGTATAAAGCTCATTCTAGCGCACAAAGAATGATTCTCATAGTCTGGTCTCTCAAGCTCTAAGAGAAAACCCTCATCCTATTTTACAATGTTCTTTGTTTACCAGTTTTCGAACTCGGTCCAAGACGAGGTCAATGATCTCCTTGCCAATGGTGTAGTGACCTCGGGCATAGTTATTGGCAGCATCTTCTTTGCCTGAGATAAGTTGCTCAGGGTGGAAGAGCTGGCGGTAGGTGCCAGTGCGAACCtcatctggaaaaggaaaatgaagcagcCACCCATCACTAACAGCCCACACAAGTCTGCTGCATCTCAGGGCATCAGTAGAACTCCCAGGACACACCTCCTGTCCCAGATCCCAGGGATCTATGGGGTTACTGAGGTCAACTCACCAATGACTGTGGGTTCCAGGTCTACAAACACTGCCCTGGGCACATGCTTGCCAGCGCCTGTCTCACTGAAGAAGGTGTTGAAGGAGTCGTCTCCTCCCCCAATAGTCTTGTCACTTGGCATCTGGCCATCAGGCTGGATGCCATGTTCCAGGCAGTAGAGCTCCCAGCAGGCATTGCCGATCTGGACACCAGCCTGGCCAACGTGGATGGAGATGCACTCACGctgtgggaaggaagaaaggaagtgtCAGAATCTGACACATCGGATGGGACATTTAGCAATGATTCACAAGGAAATGACTATTAACCTTCAAGACAGACCAGCACCTTTCTGGAGGCCATGCCTGCCCAGGCACTATTTCACAAACAACAGGCCAATTCAGAGAAAATGCTTTGGAAAACCACAGATATGTTAATGAACTACTAGACAAGGCCAGAGACCAGACTTTCACTTTACAGCCACATTAGATATTCATGGTCAGGTTTCTACCTTCAGAATGACACAAGCTACTCTAGCAATAGATGTTCCCCAACTCCTGGGAAATATGCCTGCTGATTCCTTAGAGGCATGCAAAATTCCTCCTTCCAGCTCTGATTCATTCCCTGTGTGACTGTGTAACTACAGCTCATTCCCATCCCTCTTTCATTCTATTCTTTAAACAGTTTCTGCCTCTCCctttaaaaccagcttaaacCAGCAAACTACAGTTGTATGACTCATGGAGAAAACACCAGATAAGCAGCAGTTACCTGGACTTTAAAAACTGGTCAAAGGCATCCTGTTATCCCTGTGGAAGTATTTAATCTTAGGGAAAAACATTTTCCTTCACTGTCCACACACCTTGAGGGGAGAGTGGGGGAGGGTAGGCGGATGGAGATAGGGTAACAAAAGCTAGAGGTGTCACCAAGACTTCACTAATAGTTTAAGAAATCAGCTTTTCTCTCTCTGGCATTGTGGAAGAAGAGTCTATAATTTCATAAATGTAACGACCTTAGGCAAGCGTTTGTTTTCCTTTACTTGCTGAACAAGGCCATTTATAAGTTACCAAACTCATTCCTGCTTGGTAAAATGAGGCAGTGAACATAGAATCTAAACCCACAGACTTAGGAGGAAAACAAACAGgatttttattgtatttccatCATAAATCAAATTGGCtgcttgagacagtggtctttcAAGTATCCACATCAAATATCTCCTATTACATTTCCTCCAAATAAGAGAGTTTGAGGGTTCTGAAAGCTGCTAATAGGactttaaagcctttgactgtgtggatcacaacaaactgggaaattcttaaggagactggaataccagaccaccttacctgtctcttgagaaacctgtatgcaggtcaagaagcaacagctagaaacagacatgaaacaatggactggttcaaaattgggataggagtacatcaaggctgtatattatcaccctgcttatttaacatctatgcagaatacatcatgtgaaatgctaggctggatgaatcacaagctggaatcaagcctCCCCGGAGaactatcagtaacctcagatgataccactctaacggcagaaagtgaagggaaactaaagaaaagaacctcttgatgagggtgaaagaggaatgaaaaagctggcatctggtcccatcagttgatggcaaatagatggggaaaatgtggaaacagtgagaggttttattttcttgggctccaaaatcactgcagacggtgattgcagccatgaaattaaaagacacttgcttcttagaaggaaagctatgacataactagacagcatattaaaaagcagacatcatttttccgacaaaggtccgtatagtcaaagctatgatttttccaatagtcatgtaaggatgtgagagttggactgtaaagaaggctgagcacagaggaaTGGATGTTTCTGAATTGTgggtctggagaagactcttgagagtcccttggactgcaaggagatcaaaccagtcaatcctaaaggaaattaaccatgactattcattggaaggactgatgctgaagctccaatactttggacacttgAGGCAAAGAGccgacccatttgaaaagaccctcatactgggaaggactgaaggcaaaaggagaaggggatggcagagggtgagatgtttagatagcatcatcgactcaaaggacacgagtttgaacaaactccaggagacagtgaaggactggaaagccTGACATTCTGCAGTcggtagggttgcaaagagtcgaacacaacttaccaactgaacaataGGAATCTAAAGAAAATTCAACATCGCCTAAGACGTCAAAGGGCCTAGTCTCATAACCCCTAGACAAAACCTCCAATCACTCATAACCTTTGACTTATGCTTCGCTCCATGTCACCATACTCCCCTTAAAGCAATTATGCTCTGCTGACCTCATCAGCAAGCTCACTATTACCTGCATCGACTTGCCAAGCTCTAAAGCTGTAGGAGAAAGGGAAGCTTATTCTGATGAACCCATGACTTTTTAACATTGCATTGTGTTTACCTTTACCTGGGCTTTGGATATTCCACAGCCATAGAAACCAGGAAAGAACCAGATATTTGCCCATGACAGTCCCAGGTCCCAAGGAGATAAAATATCTGAGAAGACCCTGCCAGCCTAATGAAGGCTTTTGAGTTCAAAAACCTTTCATATTGTGCAACAGTATGGCTTAGACTGTGGCTACTGCTTGCCCTCCACTCTCCCCTGGCCACTTGGGAGATGAAGTGAGATACTGGTGATGGAGTCACTTAGTCTAGCCTTAACCAGAAAATCAGCACCTGTCCTTTGTAAAATACCAGTCTAACCAGTGTATGTCTTAATAGGTTTGCTGCTACTGCTGATCTCCTGCCCTTTAAACACTCCcactatttttcttctctttttaaaaaaatttttttccccactatttTCTTAATAACACAATTACCAGTGTCCTTTGGTCTGGCTTAGTAAAAAGAACTCAAGCAAGTGTTACAGTCAGACATCCTTTTGATAACTGTGGTAGTCCCTAAAAAGGGTAACTATTTATTCATTAtatccctttttatttatttatttttactatattcctttttaaaaaaagatattttgaaacatttgatACTCATGGCCTGCTTTAGGTAGACTTCCAACGGATGTTTCCTAAGATACTTGTTTCCAAAACCTCTGGAAGCTAAATAGAAAATACTCAAGTTGTGTGTaatttcatgtttctttaaaaCCAAGAATACTTTGTCAGTCAGTACTAGTTTACTCTGTGACTTTATATGTAAATGTCTCTTTTATGGACTTTTT
The sequence above is drawn from the Dama dama isolate Ldn47 chromosome 3, ASM3311817v1, whole genome shotgun sequence genome and encodes:
- the LOC133045958 gene encoding tubulin alpha-1C chain isoform X1, with the protein product MRECISIHVGQAGVQIGNACWELYCLEHGIQPDGQMPSDKTIGGGDDSFNTFFSETGAGKHVPRAVFVDLEPTVIDEVRTGTYRQLFHPEQLISGKEDAANNYARGHYTIGKEIIDLVLDRVRKLADQCTGLQGFLVFHSFGGGTGSGFTSLLMERLSVDYGKKSKLEFSIYPAPQVSTAVVEPYNSILTTHTTLEHSDCAFMVDNEAIYDICRRNLDIERPTYTNLNRLMSQIVSSITASLRFDGALNVDLTEFQTNLVPYPRIHFPLATYAPVISAEKAYHEQLSVAEITNACFEPANQMVKCDPRHGKYMACCLLYRGDVVPKDVNAAIATIKTKRSIQFVDWCPTGFKVGINYQPPTVVPGGDLAKVQRAVCMLSNTTAIAEAWARLDHKFDLMYAKRAFVHWYVGEGMEEGEFSEAREDMAALEKDYEEVGADSAEGDDEGEEY
- the LOC133045958 gene encoding tubulin alpha-1C chain isoform X2, coding for MPSDKTIGGGDDSFNTFFSETGAGKHVPRAVFVDLEPTVIDEVRTGTYRQLFHPEQLISGKEDAANNYARGHYTIGKEIIDLVLDRVRKLADQCTGLQGFLVFHSFGGGTGSGFTSLLMERLSVDYGKKSKLEFSIYPAPQVSTAVVEPYNSILTTHTTLEHSDCAFMVDNEAIYDICRRNLDIERPTYTNLNRLMSQIVSSITASLRFDGALNVDLTEFQTNLVPYPRIHFPLATYAPVISAEKAYHEQLSVAEITNACFEPANQMVKCDPRHGKYMACCLLYRGDVVPKDVNAAIATIKTKRSIQFVDWCPTGFKVGINYQPPTVVPGGDLAKVQRAVCMLSNTTAIAEAWARLDHKFDLMYAKRAFVHWYVGEGMEEGEFSEAREDMAALEKDYEEVGADSAEGDDEGEEY